A single region of the Nicotiana sylvestris chromosome 6, ASM39365v2, whole genome shotgun sequence genome encodes:
- the LOC138870373 gene encoding uncharacterized protein, translated as MSEFLLSVFKTSHLLGPTELLKDYDIIILYRPGKANVVVDALSRKSDSLGSLAYIPVSERLLALDVQALANQFVRLDVSEPSRVLACTVTRSSLFEHIRDRQYDVPHLLVLRDTIRQGDDKQFTVGDDGILRMQNRVCVPNVEGLHELILEKAHSFRHSINLGTTKMYQDLRQHNW; from the coding sequence atGTCTGAGTTCCTTTTATCAGTattcaaaacttcacatttacttgggccaacagagctattgaaagactatgatatcatcatCTTGTATCGCCCcgggaaggctaatgtggtggtcgatgccttgagtaggaagtcggaTAGTTTgggtagccttgcgtatattccagtcagTGAAAGACtgcttgctttagatgttcaggctttggccaatcagttcgtaaggttggatgtttctgagcccagtcgtgttctagcttgtacagtcacTCGGTCTTCACTATTTGAGCATatcagagatcggcagtatgatgttcctcatttgcttgtccttagggacacaataCGACAGGGAGATGACAAGCAGTtcacagttggagatgatggaatTTTGAGGATGCAAaatcgtgtttgtgtgcctaatgtggagggacttcatgagttgattctggagaaggcTCACAGTTTTCGGCATTCTATTAATTTGGGCActactaagatgtatcaggacttgcggcagcataaTTGGTaa
- the LOC138870374 gene encoding uncharacterized protein, whose protein sequence is MGSERVILEEIGSDEYNKIQSCTTAKEIWDTLQVAHEGTPQVKRSRGTLLYSQYENFTMKEGETIQEMYTRFTTITNKLKSLRRINLEEDKVEKILTRVLLVTWESKINAIHESKNIATLKLDELIGNLTAYELRRQTIKMDAPKKERSLALRIAEGADLEDDVMAMITRDLKEYLMRGNGSSRGTTFNKPRALEKQTNKGCYKCVKTDHMIKNYPQWGIKWKKERAERRNMKKEQVQSKRNKGSTKAMVAAWGEISDEDEAGDEQTLMAIRESDDEQEVSVIHLKDKIKFLSKERLSELLLDFINESEVLELDICVSELRSENLKQKLGIDKKKADHTHITLEENLGKLKDELYKKDEQIRVLKEDLGKVQVKGSSQIWYMDNGCSKYMTGSKNQFLSLEDLK, encoded by the exons atgggatcagagcgggttatccttgaagag ATTGGGTCAGATGAGTACAACAAGATTCAAAgctgtaccactgctaaggagatatgggacactttacaagtggctcatgaaggaactcctcaagtaaagagatcaagaggaacactgctatattctcaatatgagaatttcactatgaaggaaggagaaactattCAAGAGATGTACACGAGGTTCACAACAATAACAAATAAACTTAAATCTCTTAGGAGAATTaaccttgaagaagacaaggttgagaaaatcttaaCAAGGGTCTTACTagtaacttgggaaagcaaaatcaatGCTATTCatgaatcaaagaacattgcgactctcaagttggatgaactgattggaaatctcactgcctatgaactgagaaggcaaaccataaaaatggatgcacccaagaaggaaaggagtctggctctcagaatagctgaaggtgcagatctAGAGGATGATGTaatggccatgatcacaagggatttgaaagagtacctaatgagaggaaatggttcttcaagaggtacaacctttaacaaaccaagggctcttgagaaacagaccaacaagggttgctacaaatgtgtCAAGAccgatcacatgatcaagaactatcCTCAGTGGGGAAttaaatggaagaaggaaagggctgaacgaaggaacatgaagaaggaacaggttcaatcCAAacggaacaaaggatcaacaaaggctatggttgctgcttggggagaaataTCAGATGAGGATGAAGCTGGTGATGAACAAACACTTATGGCCAtcagagaatcagatgatgaacaagaggtaagtgtgattcatctcaaagacaagattaaatttctgtctaaagaaaggttatctGAACTATTGCTAGACTTCATCAATGAGTCTGAg gttcttgaacttgacatcTGTGTCTcagaacttaggtctgaaaatttaaaacaaaaattaggaatagataagaagaaagctgatcacacacataTCACCTTggaagaaaatctaggaaaatTGAAGGATGAGCTGTACAAGAAAGATGAACAAAtaagagtcttaaaagaagacCTAGGGAAG